Genomic window (Macaca thibetana thibetana isolate TM-01 chromosome 6, ASM2454274v1, whole genome shotgun sequence):
TGGTCTTCATTTAGGAGTGCTCGGCTCTTTCATCTGGTCCTGCTTCTAAAACATTCCGGTACTGCTTTCTCCACTCCAGCTTTCCCAGATCTccaggaagtcttttttttttttcccccccaattGAGATATCATTTACATACctaaaattcaccatttaaaaatgtataattcagGGGTTTTAGAATATTCACAAGATTGTATAACCATTactactatctaattccagaacgttttcatcatccgcaaaagaaaaacaataatacccattagcagtcacttctgactctcccctccccttgcctctggcaaccaccagtcTGTTTTCTATCTCTGGGTTTTTCTGtgctggacatttcatagaagCTGACCCATAACATATGGCCTttcgtgtctggcttctttcatccCAGACAGCTCTTTGTATATACGCAGTCGCTCTGTGCTGTTCCGGGGCATGGGAGGAGGAGACATCATGAGATGGGCGTGGTCTCAAGGAGTGGCCTTCCTGCTGCAGATACTGGGGCCATAAGCCTAGATACCATAAATGAATATGAGAGTCTTGGGGATGAAACCCAGCAGTTAGAACAGAAACTCGTGGAttgatttggttcttttccaATCTGGGATGACAGCTGGAACTTGACCATCCCTTAGCCACATGGGCTGAGATTTCTTTGTAGGGGTCCTCTCCTGTCCATCCTTGATCCCAGTTCTGCTTCCCTGACGGAGCTTTTATTACTACctccactccccccaccccacccccacatacTCTATACACCTTGAAGGGCCCTTGGCATTTGTATCACGGCTGCTACCTTTGAAGAGGTGGGAAAAAGCTAAGGCGTGTGGGCATCTGTTGTTGGAGGAACACATAGGAGTGCGATGCCAATGCGTGACTGCTATTCCTCTTTGCAGGAGTCTCTCCAACCACCTACGGAAGGTCGCCTTCTGCTAGGGACAACCCTCCCAGGGCTGAATGAAAAGTGTTTTGGCCTAGGAGTTTCCTGGGACctgtcaagaaaacaaaaataatactatGTACTAAGCTTTAGTCTATTTAATTCCAACATCCCTATTATTAGAAAATAGACTTTGAGTACTTCATCTCTCCCTAAGTCACATAGCTAACACTTCAACCCAGTTCTGTCTGTCTAGCTGTGTTCAAACTTTTATGCTATTTTCACACAGGGAAGCAAGGGGGCAAGGCTTGCTTTCCCGTTGCACCATACTCTCTTACATTCTTTGCCACCCAAAAATATATTCCACATGCTGGATCTCTGCCCCTCTTTCTTCAGAGTAAAGCCCTCTATGAACTGGCCAACGTAGTCATGTCTGTGTGGCTTACGGCTGATTATCTGCTGTAGAGtttgaaagaaattagaaatgagGCCTTCCACGGACAGAATCTCTCATCTTCTCTTGCAGCCAACAGGAAGGCCGGGTGTGCCAAGGACGATGCCATGGCCGCTGTTCCTGCCAAGGTGTCTAAGAAGAATGAGACATTCCCCACAATCCTTGAGGAAGCCAAGGAGTTGGTTGGCCGTGCAAGCTAATGTGGGTCCTGTGACGGCGGGAACTGAGGCGGGAGCTCCTCAGCGGAGTGGCAGACTGTCCTGCCCTGCAGCATGTGCCTAAAGGCTCAAGGGGATATTCCTCTGGGGTGGCCACTCCCACCACCCTgaccctgtctttctctctggccTGCTGCTCTCTCAACATCACATCCAGCTTCAGCTgcctggaggccagaaggaaaGGGCAGTGTGGGGGAGGCCTGAGCCCAACCTAGCCAGCCCTGGCTGTTGTATTACCAAAGCAGGGTCCATGTTTGCTGCCTTAACCCTGTCTCCTCTCTGTTACTCAGAGGGCCTCATCTCAGACAAGGCCCAGCCTGCTTTTTCTCAGCCCTGACTTTCTAATGGGCTTTCCCCCCAGGTCAATCTTGCTggatttgtgcttttcttttgtggtttctttggccctgagaacagcatggggctTGTAAACCTTTGGGCAGATCCCTCCTTTCATTGCTGTCGTCTGTGCTCTTCCCTCTCCTGGCTGTGGTTATTTATTATTAGTGGTGTGGCACTGGGAGCTGCTCCTAAGGAAGCTGGGAGCAAATCCCACCTTTACCCCACCTTCCTGGGAAAGGCCTCCAAAGCAAAGGATCTGGACCACTTTCCCTGTTGTGCTGTGGCCCACGCCAGACAGAGCCtgtgggcaggcaggcagggcatAGAGACAGTGTGGGAcctgcccccagcctctgccATGCTTTATGCCCTTGCCTCTGTGGACCCTCTGCACCAACCCCAGGCTACTGAGCCACCTTCCCTCCTCATGCCTTCCCCGAGCTTTGGTGCATCTCATCTGGACTATGGGTTGTATTGTGACCATCCCAACACCTTACCCTCTGTCTACAAGGAAATGGGAGGTGGAGCCTCCTGGCTGAGAAATTGTTTTGCAAATGGATCTAtttttgtatgaaaaaaaaatttttttaaagaaaactcttccttccccctttcccctccATAATGTAAGAAGCTTTGGTGGCAGGTTCCAGAGTTCCTGGGATTTCTCCTCACAGGCCCAATCCTCAATATGCCCCTGGACCTTCTGGACCCTTGAGTCCAAGGCAGATCCTCTCTCCCAGGGAATCCGACACAGGAGGAACCCCTTCTCTGGTTGAGCTGGACCAGGCCTGAGAGCGGGAGCTGTAAGACCATAGagttttttataaatgtataaatgtatcaAGCCAAATGTGCAGATGCTAACTGGACATTCTGGGGAACTGGGCACCAGGAGTGCCTTCATACACTGTACCCCAGCTCTCTTTTAAAAGAGAAGTGGGAGGGCACACCGAACTGTTTGGTGTCCCCAACCACAGGGAGCTCCAGTATTCTGGCTTAGGGTGACACTTTTGTCGTCCTTGTGCCCCTCTCAGCTTTTCATCCCCAGCTAGGAAGAAAGAATGGCACTCTTGGCTTTGGCCCAAAATTAGAGTTGTTAGAGCAAGAGAGAGCTTAGGAAGCATGAGGGCAACTATAGGTGAGGCCTTACTGCCAGGAGGGAGGGTTGTGGTTGCTGGTGCTTGTGTGTAAAGGGGCAAGAGCTGCTCCTTTGGCCTATTCCTTGGAGGACTCTGATGCAGGGCGTCTGTTGCTCCGCTGAGTCACCTCCTCCCTGCTCGCTGACATCTGGGGCTTTGaccctttcttttttaatctacTTTTGCTAAGatgcatttaataaaaaaaaaaaaaaagagagagagagagataggtgTGGGGACAAAATGCAAACCTCTTTCCCTTGCCTCAGAGGCTTCTGGGATGTCATCACCTCcagtttgttggttttgtttccaACTGTTAATAAAGCATTGAAACAGTGCTGCAGTACAGCTTCCTGTGTGAATTTCTGAGCTGTTTTCTTTTCACCGTAGTCCAGGCTCCTCTAGTCTTTCCTGCGTCAAATCCCTGGTTGACCTGACAAATCCCTGTGAAAAAGCTAAAGGTGCCAGACACTTTGCTTGGGCACTGGGCTAGAGATGGTTGCTTCTACCCCACCAGAGCTCACCTCAAGGCTGTTTGGCCACAGTAAAGGAGTGGGCGCCCAGTTCAGCTCCCTGACTCTTCCACATTGCTGCTACTTGGCTTGGAGCTCTTTTTTGGAACTCACTTGTAACCTTTCATGTTCCCAGATGTCACACAAGGTTTCCTGGCAGTACCTGTGTCTCTTGCTGAGGGAAGCATCTGACTCCCACTTTCCCATCCCCTCTGCTCTGTTGGTGGCCACAGACCACATTCCAGAGTAGAGGGGCTTACCCTGGGGTAGAAACCTGAGCCTGCCCAGCAGAGTTTGGGAGCCCGAGGTCATGCTCCAGATGAATTGCCACTTGGAGCCATACTTGTCTGAGCGTGTTATGACCTGCACAAAAAAGCCAGACCAGCAATGAGCAGGCCCAGGGTAGACAGGGAGGGGCCTGGAGAGGACCACACACCCATTCAGGCAGGCTCTGAAACTGGAAATAAAAGCCTTTAAAATAGCCCTGGAGCCTGGGCAGCTGCCTCCCCAGTATGGCCTAAGGTGTGGGGATGGGCTGCTTGCCGCCTCCCTCCTATCCCCCAGAGGCCACGCGTTTCTGGCTCAAAGCTTTATAGGCACACATACCAATTAGGGGACCGACCACAGCTGCTCACGCGCTCTGCCAGTCTGCTGCTGTGCCTGGAATAGAACCCAGGCGCCCGGCAGCCCGCCCCTCCACAGCCTGGCTCTGAGTAACAAAACCCTGCTTCCATCTCAGCAACCTTGCACACCACCCTTTCTCCCACGCTAGAAAGTCGCTCCCAGATTCTTAAGTTGGAAGGTTTGGTTTCCATGACAACAGACTTGAGCTGGCAGAGTGGGTGACCTGGCTCTGGGAGGCTCTACAGCGTGGAGGAAGCCGCATAACCTCGCTGTCCGGTTAGATAACCCCAGTGGCTCTGTCTGCGTTCTTGGGTCCTTCCGGGTAGTTCCCCTTATAAGTTCCCCTTCACCCCCAGCTCCGTGTTTTCTGCAGCTTCTCTGGCTGCAGCAACCTCGGAATCCCACAGTGCTTCGAGGAGGCAGGCGGAGGGGGCGGGGAGATGGGAGGGCAGGCGAGTGAGTGGAACAGCAccggagaggaaggagggaggggagctgAGTCTGCGAGGGATCTCATTTCCTGCACGCCCTTTCAGTCCCCTTGACCCCGCAAGAAAAGGATGAGCCCACCAATTTCTTAGGCTTTGCTGCGGAGATGTCAGAGGGAAGGCGAAttccaggtggggaaactgaggctcgagCTGCAGACTTGGTTTTCGAAGAATCGCCTCCTGCATTCCCTTCCACTCCCGCGGCTTTCCCAAAACCCCtaggcagtgggggtgggggtgcgggGGCAAAGGAGAGTCTTCCCTCCTCCCGCGAAACCCTCCGGGGCGCTTCGAGTAGGTAATTTTAGTCGGGAAGGGGCGGGAACTACGGAAACGTTCTCTGTACCCTCCCCAACGCGTTTGCCCGGCGCCAACCCGCCCCCGCCCACGCCGGGGTCTCCTCTTCTGCCTGGAGACAGCCGCAAGCGTAGACTGCACATTCAATTGCACACTGACACGCCGCACTCAGATCTCCACCCCCACAGCGGACCCGCCAGCCGATCACACAGCGGCACACGGTACACAGATCCACAAGCACACAGTCAATCGCACTGTCTCATAGGCACAACGGCATTGCAAGCATACACAGCCATATTGCACAGTCACTCACACACACGCGCGCGAGCGCAATTCGGAAACATCTAGATGCGCAAGGACACAAAGTCGCCTCCCGATTCCGTCCTTCTTCCAGCACCCACCTCAGCTCATCATTTCATGCACACATGCCAGGAGCTTCCATCGCTTATACATAAACGTTCAGCCTTTCAGAAGaaacctttttattatttttttgtcgAAGAAAAAAAGCCATATAAATATTAGAGTATAAAACTTGCGTGAGACACAGGAAGAGGGTGGGGTAGGAGCTACGTGACTATGCGAAGAGAAGCGCTTATAGAAGGAGTCAGTATGGGGGAGGGGGTCGCCTTAGCGCGTGGACACAGCACAAAACACAACACGGGCAGCCGCGGGCAGATCAAGGACAGACGGCTGCGCGGAGCCCGCCGCCCGCTGCCCACCCGCCATCACGTAAAAGCACACCGTACTACACTACTGGCTATTCTACACCAGCCGAAAGAGGGAGGGGGCTCTACACTACTGTAAGGGAGGGTCTGGGGTTCTCTGGCAGCCCCGCTGAATGGCCGGGGACCCGGGGGCAGAagggggtgggagaggaaggtCTATGCACAAGGAGGCACTGGGGAACTTTAACCAGGCTATGGCCACTAGGGGGCGCACCGGGGGCCTGGGCAGTGGCCTTCACGGAATAGAAACGGCACCTGGCAAGGTGAAGGACTGAGGCTTCAGGAGGGCAGGGGCCCTGTGAAGAAGCCCCATCCTGGGCTGAGACTTTCTGTTCATTTGGTCCCTGCCCTAGCTCCTTGCCTCCCCAACCCAGGGACAAGAATGGCCTGGCTGGCCCGCTCTTCCTGCTGGGGCTCCACTGACCCTTCCACCAGTGGCACCTCTGGAGTACCCAGCACCCACAGAGGCCCCTCTGACCTCTCCAGGGGACCTGGTCCTAAACCTGCTTTGAGCTTCCTTGGACTGAAATGCCAGTTTAACCCATTGGTCCTGGTAGCTCAGCCCAAAGGTGGCTGCCTGGGCTGAGCCCTATTATGTAGTGGGAAGGATCCAGCCTAGTTCTTGGTTTATGGCTGGAATTTGGAGGATGTTGTCAGTCCCCTGAGGACATACAGAGCCTCCTCCAAGGCCTTGATAACTTGATGTGTCAAGCTTTGTCCATGCCCCCACCATCCACATCCACACACTTCCCTTCTTTATCTTACACCCCATACTGTCTTGGAACATGCAGTGGAGTCTCTTGTTTGAGGAGGAGGCGGGGGAAGTCACAGCATGCAGTGGGAACGTcgaacaatgaaaaacaaaacagaagactGGTCCCCAGGGCGTTGGGAAGAGCCTTGGTAGCAAAATGCCCTCCCTAAATCCAGCAAGCATCAGTACCATGGGGATGGTGACCATGTCCTCCAAAACTTGAGCATTGATCTCAGGCTCTGGAAGGAGGTGAAGGGGCTGGCACCAAACCATGCTTTGGGGGAAGATTGAGAATCAAAGGAGAGGCCAAGAGGTCATGATACCCTTCCAGCTCTTCAGAACTAGGAGTCTTGTAGGTGACCTGGTACTTCAACACCCCAACCAACTTACTCAGGAGAGAGGAACTGTTGGAgttgggtggggaggagggaggcatgGGATGGATGGGCCTGATTGATTTGGAAGATGGAGGAGTTCAGCTATAACTAAATGGGTGTGGCAAATGGTTCTTGGTGTCTACACTAACCCCACTACCCCCATGGGTACAGCAATTGATTGGATGGGGGTTCCCAGCAGAACTCCCTTTGCATATTCAACCCCCGGGGGGTAAGGGGATGGGTGTTGACTGGGCACTTGTTTCTGTTTCCCAAGGGGAGCATGGCCTTGGCCCCTACCAGTATTCTGGGGGTGAGCCCTGAAACTCTGAGGCCTGGGTACAGGTAAGGAGAAGCTGGGCTGGTTGGGGGGAGGCTGCCCTGTGGCTCTTGGCCTGGCCTCCATGTTACTTCTTCTCCTTCTTGCCCGACTTCTTCTTGTTGCCATTGCCACCTGCTGGGGCCTTGCCATCCCGCTTGCCAGCTGCATTGGTCAGTGTGGCATTGCTGCCTGGGATGTAGACGTTCTGGCGGTAGTCGGGCACATGCTGCAGGGTGAACTGGGGTCCGTAGCGGGCACTCAAGCCCATGGTGCCGGCACCGCCTCCCAGGGTGGAGCTCCCATCAGCGGCTTCTGCAGAGACAGAGGAAGATCAGCTGGGAGCTAAACTTAGGGTCCTCAACAGTCACTCTCTTATACCCCCAGCAGTTAACGAATGCCTACACAGCACCCTGGGCCCTGAACACTGGGAATACAAGGTAGTCTCTCTTCACAAGAGTTGAGGGTAGAGGTTAAGAGGCTTTGGAGTGAGAAAGTCTAGGTTTGATTCCTAGCTCCTTTCCTTACTCACTGTGATCCGGGGCAAGTCTACCTAACTTCCCTATgccacttcagttttctcatctgcaaaatggggatgataatggtAACCACCTCTTGTGGTTTTAGTGAAtgctaaataagaaaatgtatgtaaagtacCTAAAATAGTGCCTGGTAGATCTAAGTGCTCAAAACACATTCGCTAGTATTTCTCTCAGGGCTGTGACACAGGCTCTCAGCTCCTTGCCCTGGCCTTTCTCAAGGGAGCCTCTGACTCCCACGCGAGACCATGGGCTCCTGGAGGGCAGCAGCCATGGTTTGTACATGCCCCTAGCCTTTGCCAAGCAAGGCCTGGCATGGAGTAGAGATTCAGTAGTTCTGTTAGTAattgtgtggggtgggggtgaagaAAGCGCTCTTCCAAGCCTCCATTTcaaaacagcattttatttttatttttatttttttttagatggagttctgctctgtcacccagcctggagtgcagtggcgcgatctcggctcactgcaacctctgcctcctgggctcaagtgattctcctgcctcagcctcctgagtagctgggattacaggtgcacgccactagcccagctaatttttgtatttcaaaacagcatttgagcacctactgtgtgccaggcactctgccgGATGCTTCACATGCACAATCACTTTTAACCTCTACATAACAGCCCAGCCACGTATGTGGTAcgacccccattttacagatgagggaaccaAGGCCATACCAGGCAGCATTTATTAGAGGGGAATTCAGGCCCAAGTGTACCTAAGCACATGCTGGAAGGGACAGTCAGTCACCACCGCCACCAGCAGCTTGGACCTTATCCCTACTCTGAGTGAATAGGAGGTAGAAAGAAGATGGAGAAGAGCCTTGCTCTATGAAGCTGAGGAGATGATGATCTCGGGGACCAGATATCTGAGGGACACTTTACGCACAGGCTCAGAGTGTCACAGCCAGGTAACATCAGAGAGCACCTCTGGCCCAATGTCCCACTGTACATAAGAAGAAACTGTGGCCCAGAGAAGTCCACACTCTGGCCCTGGCTCAGCATCACCCAGGAACTTGTTTAGAATGCAGCCTCTCGGAGTTGCCAGCTGATTTGTATGCACTGTGAAGGCTGAGAAGCACTTtactacctcatagggttgctgtgaggactaaatgagatggTGCTTCATCCTGTGCAATACATCATCAACAGCGTCATCATCCAGCATGCCATCACCTCTACCCTTCACCTACCCTGACTGGGTcaggggtgggagaggaggaaaCAGGAGTTTGACTCCTTGGGGCTGGCTGCTGAAGGCTCTGAGATCCTCTGTGGTTAGGAGACAGTTAAAACCTCAGGGATGCCCAGGCCAGCCCAGGCCCAGCTGGCAGTAGAACTTCCCCCCCAGCCTCCCTCTGCTCCCACCCTAGACCCTGGGAGCGGGTAGAGAGAGTGACTAAAGCCGGAGAGGCTGAGTAATCCTGGGACATCAACCAGGGATTGAGAAATAGAGAGACAGGAAATATTTTCAAGCCGGCATAAGAGGGGGAGGGCACACGGGAAGGGAGAGCCGGGATGCGTCTCGGTTTTCCTCTTCACGCACCAACGCTCAGGCTTCTACAGCCTCCATTTCATGTCGCAAATCCCCGGAGCTGAGAGCTTTCTGGGGGCGGGGGAGAGGGGTTGAATGGGAGGGAGCAGCTGTCCACTTCCTCCTCTCCTACCCCAGCtcgcccccaccccccagctcTTTCATTCCGCTGACATTTCTCTGTTTTCCCTaattaactccaaaagggagCCAGGTCCGCCACCGCCTcgccccctcccctccagccATCAGCCTCTTCCAGCCTTTCCCAGCCTGGGATGGAAGGGGTAGGGGAGGGGGGCCCAGATCTGGCTTCAAAGAGCCAGGATTCCAGAGTGATTTAGGGGCTAGAGGGGAGACCTCGGAGGCGCCAGAGAAAGAGCGGGGTGGGGGGTGTGGTCTCCCTGCACACAGAAAAGAATGAGGAGGAACACGGAGAAGCAGGGAGAAGGGAGGCAGAAACAGAATGACAGGAAGGGCCTGACTGAGTAGCTAGAAGCTCGGCCCACCCACGTCCTACGTGCACCCAAGATCTCTGAGTAGCACCCCAGTGGGTGAAAGTGACAAAACCATCCCCCGCCCACCTCGTGGGGGGGTGCCCTGAGGTTGGGCTAGACCTGGAGGGAGAAAAGATATGGACATCCAGAATGTAATAGAGAATTATCTGCTCTGCTCTGCCACTAAGGAACTGTGTGAGCTTGGTCAAGGCTCTGCATGGCTCAAgcctgtttccccatctataaGTCTGAGGGGAAGAAGTTAGATTGCCAGCTTTGACCTTCTGTAGAGTCAGGTCTCCAGTGCGCCTCCCTCTACATCCCACTCCCCACAAGGCCCACCAAGGAGCGGGATTTTCTCTTGGTCCAAGGAGAGGCAGACTTAGGAGAGCCCCAAGAA
Coding sequences:
- the LOC126957240 gene encoding protocadherin gamma-B5 isoform X24 encodes the protein MVPEAWRSGLQAPPNTDWRFSQAQRPGTSGSQNGDDTGTWPNNQFDTEMLQAMILASASEAADGSSTLGGGAGTMGLSARYGPQFTLQHVPDYRQNVYIPGSNATLTNAAGKRDGKAPAGGNGNKKKSGKKEKK
- the LOC126957240 gene encoding protocadherin gamma-B5 isoform X25, with the protein product MQAPPNTDWRFSQAQRPGTSGSQNGDDTGTWPNNQFDTEMLQAMILASASEAADGSSTLGGGAGTMGLSARYGPQFTLQHVPDYRQNVYIPGSNATLTNAAGKRDGKAPAGGNGNKKKSGKKEKK